Proteins co-encoded in one Xiphophorus couchianus chromosome 16, X_couchianus-1.0, whole genome shotgun sequence genomic window:
- the slc25a39 gene encoding mitochondrial glutathione transporter SLC25A39 isoform X2, with protein sequence MGERTVGGPVAAISPVQQMLASGTGALLTSLFVTPLDVVKIRLQAQQTPFHQGKCFLYCNGLMDHIYVCQNGTSCSSWYRTPTHFSGTLDAFVKITRHEGLRSLWSGLPPTLVMAVPATVIYFTCYDQLRDFLWFGLGLQGCHVPLLAGGLARLGAVTVISPLELVRTKMQSRKLSYSELCVCIRSAVAQSGMLSLWRGWGPTVLRDVPFSALYWFNYELVKAQLCEQYAMPKADFSISFTAGAVSGAVAAVLTLPFDVVKTRRQIQLGEMDSLGVSRKGTSSTWHIMKDIWSALGYRGLFAGFLPRVIKVAPACAVMISSYEFGKAFFQKVNLDRQRLAP encoded by the exons ACCGTTGGCGGCCCAGTGGCTGCGATCTCTCCAGTGCAGCAGATGCTGGCCTCTGGCACTGGAGCCCTCCTCACATCTCTATTTG TCACTCCGCTGGACGTTGTGAAGATAAGGCTGCAGGCTCAGCAGACTCCCTTCCACCAGG ggaAATGTTTCCTGTACTGCAACGGCCTGATGGATCACATCTACGTCTGCCAGAACGGAACCAGCTGCTCCAGCTGGTACCGAACACCGACGCATTTCAGTGGCACTCTG GATGCTTTTGTGAAAATCACCCGCCATGAGGGACTCCGCTCTCTGTGGAGTGGGCTGCCACCGACGCT GGTGATGGCCGTCCCAGCCACCGTGATCTACTTCACCTGCTACGACCAGCTGAGGGACTTCCTGTGGTTCGGTTTGGGGCTCCAGGGCTGCCACGTTCCTCTTCTGGCCGGAGGGCTTGCCAGAt TGGGCGCCGTGACGGTCATCAGCCCTCTGGAGCTGGTCAGGACCAAAATGCAATCCAGGAAGCTGAGCTACAGCGAGCTGTGCGTGTGCATCCGCTCGGCGGTGGCCCAGAGCGGCATGCTGTCGCTGTGGAGGGGGTGGGGGCCCACCGTTCTCAGAGACGTGCCTTTTTCTG ctttgTATTGGTTTAACTACGAACTGGTGAAGGCCCAGCTGTGTGAGCAGTACGCAATGCCGAAGGCCGACTTCTCCATCAGCTTCACTGCAGGAGCCGTTTCTGGAGCC gttGCTGCTGTCCTGACGCTCCCGTTCGACGTGGTCAAGACTCGGCGGCAGATCCAACTGGGAGAGATGGATTCTCTGGGAG tttcCAGAAAGGGAACCAGTTCCACTTGGCACATCATGAAGGACATCTGGTCTGCTCTGGGCTACAGAGGCCTCTTTGCAG gttttctGCCCAGAGTGATCAAAGTGGCGCCAGCCTGCGCTGTCATGATCAGCAGCTATGAGTTCGGGAAGGCTTTCTTCCAAAAGGTGAACCTGGACCGACAGCGCCTGGCGCCATGA
- the rpl3 gene encoding large ribosomal subunit protein uL3: MTHIVREVDRPGSKVNKKEVVEAVTIVETPPMIVVGVIGYVNTPRGLRSFKTIFAEHMSDECKRRFYKNWYKSKKKAFTKYCKKWQDDEGKKQLEKDFAAMKKYCQVIRVIAHTQMRLLPLRQKKSHLMEVQLNGGTISDKVDWAREKLEQAVAVSTVFTQDEMIDVIGVTKGHGYKGVTSRWHTKKLPRKTHRGLRKVACIGAWHPARVAFSVARAGQKGYHHRTEINKKIYKMGQGYHTKDGKLMKNNASTEYDLTNKSINPLGGFVHYGEVTNDFVMVKGCVVGTKKRVLTLRKSLLVQTSRRALEKIDLKFIDTTSKFGHGRFQTVEEKKTFMGPLKKDRIAKEETV, from the exons ATGACGCACATTGTCCGGGAGGTGGACAGACCCGGTTCAA AGGTCAACAAGAAGGAAGTGGTGGAGGCCGTGACCATCGTGGAGACTCCGCCCATGATCGTAGTCGGGGTCATCGGCTACGTCAACACGCCCCGCGGCCTGCGCTCCTTCAAGACCATCTTTGCCGAACACATGAGCGACGAATGCAAGCGCCGCTTCTACAAGAACTG GTATAAATCCAAGAAGAAGGCCTTCACCAAGTACTGCAAGAAATGGCAGGACGACGAGGGCAAGAAGCAGCTGGAGAAAGACTTTGCTGCCATGAAGAAGTACTGCCAGGTCATCAGAGTCATCGCCCACACACAG ATGCGCCTGCTGCCTCTGAGGCAGAAGAAGTCCCACCTGATGGAGGTGCAGCTGAACGGCGGCACCATCTCCGACAAGGTGGACTGGGCTCGCGAGAAGCTGGAGCAGGCGGTGGCGGTCAGTACCGTCTTCACCCAGGACGAGATGATCGACGTCATCGGCGTCACCAAAGGTCACGGCTACAAGGGCGTCACCAGCCGCTGGCACACCAAGAAGCTCCCCCGCAAGACGCATCGTGGCCTGCGTAAGGTGGCCTGCATCGGCGCCTGGCATCCGGCCCGTGTGGCGTTCTCTGTCGCCCGCGCCGGTCAGAAGGGCTACCACCACCGAACAGAGATCAACAAGAAGATCTACAAGATGGGCCAGGGCTACCACACCAAGGACGGGAAGCTGATGAAGAACAACGCCTCCACAGAGTACGATCTGACCAACAAGAGCATCAATCCCCTG GGCGGGTTTGTTCACTACGGAGAGGTGACCAACGACTTCGTCATGGTGAAGGGCTGCGTCGTAGGAACCAAGAAGAGGGTGCTGACTCTGCGCAAG tctcTGCTGGTGCAGACCAGCCGCCGCGCTCTGGAGAAGATCGACCTCAAGTTCATCGACACCACCTCCAAGTTCGGCCACGGCCGCTTCCAGACGGTGGAGGAGAAGAAGACCTTCATG gGGCCGCTGAAGAAGGACCGCATCGCCAAGGAGGAGACGGTTTAA
- the slc25a39 gene encoding mitochondrial glutathione transporter SLC25A39 isoform X1, with protein sequence MGERTVGGPVAAISPVQQMLASGTGALLTSLFVTPLDVVKIRLQAQQTPFHQALGRESAPWGGVGRSSKWKCFLYCNGLMDHIYVCQNGTSCSSWYRTPTHFSGTLDAFVKITRHEGLRSLWSGLPPTLVMAVPATVIYFTCYDQLRDFLWFGLGLQGCHVPLLAGGLARLGAVTVISPLELVRTKMQSRKLSYSELCVCIRSAVAQSGMLSLWRGWGPTVLRDVPFSALYWFNYELVKAQLCEQYAMPKADFSISFTAGAVSGAVAAVLTLPFDVVKTRRQIQLGEMDSLGVSRKGTSSTWHIMKDIWSALGYRGLFAGFLPRVIKVAPACAVMISSYEFGKAFFQKVNLDRQRLAP encoded by the exons ACCGTTGGCGGCCCAGTGGCTGCGATCTCTCCAGTGCAGCAGATGCTGGCCTCTGGCACTGGAGCCCTCCTCACATCTCTATTTG TCACTCCGCTGGACGTTGTGAAGATAAGGCTGCAGGCTCAGCAGACTCCCTTCCACCAGG CTTTGGGCCGTGAATCCGCTCCATGGGGTGGAGTCGGCCGCTCGTCCAAAT ggaAATGTTTCCTGTACTGCAACGGCCTGATGGATCACATCTACGTCTGCCAGAACGGAACCAGCTGCTCCAGCTGGTACCGAACACCGACGCATTTCAGTGGCACTCTG GATGCTTTTGTGAAAATCACCCGCCATGAGGGACTCCGCTCTCTGTGGAGTGGGCTGCCACCGACGCT GGTGATGGCCGTCCCAGCCACCGTGATCTACTTCACCTGCTACGACCAGCTGAGGGACTTCCTGTGGTTCGGTTTGGGGCTCCAGGGCTGCCACGTTCCTCTTCTGGCCGGAGGGCTTGCCAGAt TGGGCGCCGTGACGGTCATCAGCCCTCTGGAGCTGGTCAGGACCAAAATGCAATCCAGGAAGCTGAGCTACAGCGAGCTGTGCGTGTGCATCCGCTCGGCGGTGGCCCAGAGCGGCATGCTGTCGCTGTGGAGGGGGTGGGGGCCCACCGTTCTCAGAGACGTGCCTTTTTCTG ctttgTATTGGTTTAACTACGAACTGGTGAAGGCCCAGCTGTGTGAGCAGTACGCAATGCCGAAGGCCGACTTCTCCATCAGCTTCACTGCAGGAGCCGTTTCTGGAGCC gttGCTGCTGTCCTGACGCTCCCGTTCGACGTGGTCAAGACTCGGCGGCAGATCCAACTGGGAGAGATGGATTCTCTGGGAG tttcCAGAAAGGGAACCAGTTCCACTTGGCACATCATGAAGGACATCTGGTCTGCTCTGGGCTACAGAGGCCTCTTTGCAG gttttctGCCCAGAGTGATCAAAGTGGCGCCAGCCTGCGCTGTCATGATCAGCAGCTATGAGTTCGGGAAGGCTTTCTTCCAAAAGGTGAACCTGGACCGACAGCGCCTGGCGCCATGA